One Misgurnus anguillicaudatus chromosome 22, ASM2758022v2, whole genome shotgun sequence DNA segment encodes these proteins:
- the top3b gene encoding DNA topoisomerase 3-beta-1: protein MRTVLMVAEKPSLAQSIAKILSKGSCSSRKGLNGACSVHEYTANFMGQNMRFKMTSVCGHVMSLDFIGKYNNWDKVDPAELFSKAPTEKKEANPKLNMVKFLQVEAKGCDYVVLWLDCDKEGENICFEVLDAIQPVMNKPYGNDRTVYRAKFSSITDTDICNAMNRLGEPNKNEALSVDARQELDLRIGCAFTRFQTKYFQGKYGNLDSSLISFGPCQTPTLGFCVERHDKIQSFTPELYWVVQAKVFKGKDSPLTLDWDRVRVFDRDIGQMFVNMARTAKEAKVDSVTKKEKAKQRPLALNTVEMLRVASSALGIGPQHTMQIAERLYTQGYISYPRTETTHYPENFDLKGTLKQQANSSFWGETVRALLSEGINRPRKGADAGDHPPITPMRAASESELGSDGWRLYDYITRHFIATVSPDCKYLQTTISFSIATETFTCTGKTLISAGYTEVMPWQGIPQEEALPVCERGDVFTVDEIKLLEKQTNPPDYLTEAELITLMEKHGIGTDASIPVHINNICQRNYVTVESGRKLKPTNLGIVLVHGYYKIDADLVLPTIRSAVEKQLNLISLGKANFQQVLQHTLDIFKRKFHYFVDSIAGMDELMEVSFSPIAATGKPLSRCGKCHRFMKYIQAKPSRLHCSHCDETYSLPQNGAIKLYKELKCPLDEFELVLWTSGSRGKSYPVCPYCFGNPPFRDMKKGMGCNECTHPSCQHSLNSLGIGQCVECETGVLVFDPTSGPKWRMACNKCNVVVHFFEHAHKVQVSQDSCESCEASLVIVDFNKARSPLPDGETQHTGCVFCDSVFQDLVELKHATMRHPMHRAGGARRGRGKGRGRRPAGRGNAKKPKDKMAALAAYFV, encoded by the exons ATGAGGACTGTGTTAATGGTGGCAGAGAAACCCTCTCTCGCCCAGTCCATCGCCAAAATTCTCTCTAAAG GTAGCTGTTCGAGTCGAAAAGGCCTAAATGGAGCATGTTCGGTCCACGAATACACAGCAAACTTTATGGGCCAAAACATGAGGTTCAAAATGACATCGGTGTGCGGACACGTCATGAGTCTGGACTTCATTG GAAAATATAACAACTGGGATAAAGTTGATCCAGCCGAACTGTTCAGTAAAGCACCGACTGAAAAGAAGGAAGCAAACCCCAAACTAAACATGGTCAAATTTCTTCAG GTTGAAGCTAAAGGTTGTGATTATGTCGTCCTATGGTTGGATTGTGATAAAGAAGGGGAAAACATTTGTTTTGAG GTCTTGGATGCCATTCAGCCAGTGATGAATAAGCCGTACGGTAATGACCGTACGGTTTACCGGGCCAAGTTCAGCTCCATCACAGACACTGATATCTGCAATGCTATGAACCGGCTCGGGGAACCCAACAAGAACGAAGCTTTGTCTGTAGATGCTCGGCAAGAACTGGACCTCCGAATTGGTTGCGCTTTTACGCG TTTCCAGACCAAATACTTCCAGGGTAAATATGGGAATTTGGACTCTTCTTTGATTTCCTTTGGCCCCTGTCAGACTCCCACACTGGGCTTTTGTGTGGAACGTCATGATAAGATCCAGTCCTTTACACCGGAGTTGTACTGGGTTGTCCAGGCAAAG GTTTTTAAAGGGAAGGACAGCCCACTCACATTGGACTGGGACCGCGTGCGAGTTTTTGATCGTGATATTGGTCAGATGTTTGTCAATATGGCAAGAACTGCTAAGGAGGCTAAG GTTGACTCTGTGACTAAGAAGGAAAAAGCCAAGCAGAGACCTCTTGCATTAAACACAGTGGAGATGTTAAGAGTCGCCAGCTCTGCTTTAG GAATCGGTCCCCAGCATACAATGCAGATAGCGGAGCGTCTTTACACGCAGGGTTACATCAGCTACCCTCGTACAGAGACCACACACTACCCTGAAAACTTTGACCTCAAAGGGACACTCAAACAACAGGCCAACAGCTCATTCTGGGGTGAAACG gtTAGAGCTTTGCTCTCAGAAGGCATTAACAGGCCGAGGAAAGGAGCAGATGCTGGAGATCACCCACCGATCACACCCATGAGAGCAGCTTCAGAGAGTGAGCTGG GCAGTGATGGTTGGCGTCTGTACGATTACATCACACGGCACTTCATAGCGACAGTCAGCCCCGACTGTAAATATCTCCAGACCACTATATCTTTTAGCATCGCCACAGAGACCTTCACATGCACCGGGAAGACCCTTATTTCTGCCG GATACACTGAGGTGATGCCCTGGCAGGGTATTCCACAGGAAGAAGCTTTACCGGTGTGTGAGAGAGGAGATGTATTCACAGTGGATGAGATCAAACTGCTGGAGAAACAGACCAATCCACCAGACTACCTCACTGAGGCCGAGCTTATCACATTGATGGAGAAACACGGCATTG GTACGGACGCCAGCATCCCTGTCCACATTAACAACATCTGCCAGAGGAACTATGTGACTGTTGAAAGTGGCCGTAAACTCAAACCCACCAACCTGGGAATTGTTCTGGTTCATGGTTACTATAAAATTG ATGCAGATTTAGTTTTGCCAACTATCCGGAGCGCTGTGGAAAAGCagctgaatctgatctctttaGGGAAAGCGAACTTTCAACAGGTCTTACAGCACACACTGGACATATTCAAGAGGAAGTTTCACTACTTTGTGGACTCGATCGCTG GTATGGATGAACTAATGGAGGTGTCGTTCTCTCCGATCGCTGCTACGGGGAAGCCACTTTCTCGTTGTGGCAAATGCCATCGCTTCATGAAATACATTCAG GCTAAACCCAGTCGCCTGCATTGCTCGCATTGTGACGAGACCTACAGTTTACCCCAGAACGGAGCTATTAAACTATACAAAGAGCTGAAATGTCCTCTGGATGAGTTTGAGCTGGTGCTCTGGACCTCAGGATCTCGAGGCAAAAGTTACCCCGTGTGTCCGTACTGCTTCGGCAACCCCCCCTTTAGAGACATGAAGAAAG GAATGGGCTGTAATGAGTGCACCCACCCGTCCTGCCAACACTCCCTAAACTCTCTTGGCATCGGTCAGTGTGTCGAATGCGAGACGGGCGTCCTCGTCTTCGATCCCACCTCTGGCCCAAAGTGGCGCATGGCCTGCAACAAATGCAACGTGGTGGTGCATTTCTTTGAACACGCCCATAAAGTGCAGGTGTCCCAGGACAGCTGCGAGTCCTGCGAAGCCTCTCTGGTTATCGTAGACTTCAATAAGGCACGCTCACCATTGCCTGATGGTGAAACGCAGCACACCGGCTGTGTGTTttgcgattctgtgtttcaagACCTCGTGGAGCTGAAACATGCGACCATGCGGCATCCTATGCACCGGGCCGGAGGGGCCCGGAGAGGGAGGGGGAAGGGACGAGGAAGGAGACCGGCTGGGAGAGGGAATGCTAAGAAACCCAAGGATAAAATGGCAGCGTTAGCAGCGTATTTTGTATAG
- the LOC129439704 gene encoding interleukin-25 yields the protein MDTFGPAALPTPDKPNLQPAPVATASPRYIMQQLQILGLLSVFLLAWDPSQCSSIPTQCVEHTYCSSTLKEYHTQLINLPSRINERSVSAWSYVENIDLDRVPQIIYEAKCLNNHFCKGIEDSSSLESIPIAIRMPFLRKNPRCPTYALEFEDVNIACICATSRQN from the exons ATGGACACATTTGGACCAGCAGCTTTACCCACTCCAGACAAGCCAAACCTCCAGCCTGCACCGGTCGCCACTGCATCTCCACGATACATCATGCAACAGCTACAG ATTCTTGGACTTTTAAGTGTTTTTCTGCTGGCGTGGGATCCCAGCCAATGCAGTTCAATCCCAACTCAGTGTGTGGAGCACACCTACTGCTCATCCACACTGAAAGAATATCACACACAACTGATCAACCTACCCAGCAGAATCAATGAGAGAAGTGTTTCTGCATGGAGCTATGT AGAGAATATTGACCTGGATCGTGTGCCACAGATTATCTATGAAGCCAAATGCCTTAACAATCACTTCTGTAAGGGCATCGAAGACTCTTCAAGTCTGGAGAGCATCCCCATCGCAATCAGAATGCCATTTCTCCGGAAAAACCCAAGATGCCCGACTTACGCACTGGAATTTGAGGATGTCAACATAGCCTGTATATGTGCAACATCCCGACAGAACTAG